In Castanea sativa cultivar Marrone di Chiusa Pesio chromosome 6, ASM4071231v1, a single window of DNA contains:
- the LOC142640335 gene encoding uncharacterized protein LOC142640335: MGKWDLISSASKSVIQNAPDLTTVKGWCLGSYGYGWAAVAKVDDVVRTKVIQSMQDEEARSEIGRIATNFAESAAVLACKEGLKTIPGQSLQLRILSHVVRTKVIQSMQDEEARSEIGRIATDFAKSAAVLAREEGLKTITGLSLQLHTLSHVVRMKVIQSMQDEEARSEIGRIATNFAKGTALLACEEGLKTIPGGMLLYKIVLQSLYNEKKYGGNEVETKALQAKISKMEEEITECKKLIEREKLHKPFADFKLEKISSSFESNVDEKPEDVIGDFMNF; encoded by the exons atGGGGAAATGGGACCTTATTTCCTCTGCAAGTAAATCGGTGATACAAAACGCACCTGATCTAACGACTGTGAAGGGGTGGTGTTTGGGCTCTTATGGTTACGGCTGGGCTGCTGTTGCCAAGGTTGATGACGTCGTTAGGACGAAGGTGATCCAGTCCATGCAAGATGAGGAAGCCCGTTCCGAGATCGGTCGGATTGCCACCAACTTTGCTGAAAGCGCTGCGGTTCTTGCTTGCAAGGAGGGCCTCAAAACCATCCCAGGTCAATCATTACAACTACGTATACTATCACACGTCGTTAGGACGAAGGTGATCCAGTCCATGCAAGACGAGGAAGCCCGTTCCGAGATCGGTCGGATTGCCACCGACTTTGCTAAAAGCGCTGCGGTTCTTGCTCGCGAGGAGGGCCTCAAAACCATCACAGGTCTATCATTACAACTACATACACTATCACACGTCGTTAGGATGAAGGTGATCCAGTCCATGCAAGACGAGGAAGCCCGTTCCGAGATCGGTCGGATTGCCACCAACTTTGCTAAAGGCACTGCGCTTCTTGCTTGCGAGGAGGGCCTCAAAACCATCCCAG GTGGGATGTTACTTTATAAGATTGTTTTGCAATCTCTCTATAACGAAAAGAAGTATGGGGGTAATGAAGTGGAGACAAAGGCATTGCAAGCTAAGATAAGCAAAATGGAGGAAGAAATCACAGAATGCAAGAAATTAATTGAACGAGAAAAGTTACATAAGCCTTTTGCAGATTTCAAGCTAGAGAAGATCTCTTCTTCCTTCGAATCAAATGTGGATGAAAAACCAGAGGATGTGATCGGAGACTTCAtgaatttttga